One genomic region from Nitrospirota bacterium encodes:
- the hslV gene encoding ATP-dependent protease subunit HslV — translation MRDYMLHGTTILCIRKGGKVAIAGDGQVTMGQTVLKHNAKKIRTMYNGNIIAGFSGATADALTLFEKFEAKLETYRGNITRAAVELAKDWRTDKILRRLEALLIVADREHTFIISGNGDVLEPEDGIAAIGSGGPYAQAAAKALMTHTDFEPKAIVEEVMKITSKICIYTNEQISIEELNG, via the coding sequence ATGAGAGATTACATGCTTCATGGAACTACGATTCTATGTATCAGGAAAGGTGGAAAGGTTGCCATAGCAGGAGACGGCCAGGTCACCATGGGCCAGACCGTATTAAAACACAATGCAAAAAAGATTCGGACAATGTATAACGGCAATATTATTGCAGGTTTTTCAGGGGCAACTGCTGATGCCCTAACCCTCTTTGAAAAATTTGAGGCAAAGCTCGAAACATACAGGGGCAATATAACAAGGGCTGCAGTAGAGCTTGCAAAAGACTGGAGGACAGACAAGATACTAAGAAGACTTGAAGCCCTTCTTATTGTTGCCGATAGGGAACATACATTTATAATCTCGGGCAATGGCGATGTACTGGAGCCTGAGGATGGCATTGCCGCTATAGGCTCTGGCGGCCCTTATGCCCAGGCAGCGGCAAAAGCCCTCATGACACACACTGATTTTGAGCCAAAGGCAATTGTCGAAGAGGTAATGAAGATTACATCAAAAATATGCATCTATACTAACGAACAGATTTCTATTGAGGAGTTAAATGGATAA